The genomic interval CCTGCGCCACGGCGGCCATGCGCGCCCACATGTAGGCGTAGGCGGTGAGGCCGAACAGGTGCAAATACTCCACGGCCACGCTGCTGACCAGGTTGGCGTCCTGGCTTGCGCGTGCCCGCAGCCAGGCGCTGGTGGCTTCCAGGCGCGCAACACTGGCTTGCAGGGCTTCGCGGTACAGTGGCGCGGCAACGCTGAAGGCGCGCACTTCGGCGGTGAAACTGGCCAGCGCCTGGCCACCGTCTGCCAGCACCTTGCGCCCGAGCAGGTCGAGGGCCTGGATGCCGTTGGTGCCCTCATAGATCTGTGCGATACGCACGTCGCGCACGCGTTGTTCCTGGCCCCATTCGCGGATGTAGCCATGGCCGCCATACACCTGCTGGCCGAGCACGCAGCTTTCCAGGCCATTGTCGGTGAAAAACGCCTTGGCCACGGGCGTCAGCAGTGCCACCAGACGCTGGGCATGTTCGCGTTCTCCGGCGTCTTCGGCATAGCGGGCCAGGTCCAGCTGTTGCCCCACGTAGGCCGCAAAGGCCCGGCCACCTTCGGTAAGCGTGCGCATGGTCAGCAGCATGCGCCGCACATCGCCATGCTGGATGATCGGGTCGGCCCCCTTGTCCTTCGCCTGCGGGCCCGTGGCGGCACGGCTTTGCAGGCGTTCGTTGGCGTAGCGTGCGGCGCTCTGGTACGACGCTTCGGCGCAGCCGATACCCTGGATGCCAATGGACAGCCGCTCGTAGTTCATCATGGTGAACATGGCCGCCAGACCCTTGTTCGCATCGCCGACCAGGTGGCCGATGGCGCCATCGAAGTTCATCACGCAGGTGGCCGAGGCCTTGATGCCCATCTTGTGCTCGATCGACCCGCATTGCACGGCGTTGCGTTCGCCCAGGCTGCCATCGGCATTGACGTGGTACTTAGGCACCAGGAATAGCGAGATGCCTTTAGCCCCCGCCGGTGCGTCCGGCAACTTGGCCAACACCAGGTGGACGATGTTTTCGGTCAGGTCCTGCTCGCCGCCGGTGATGAAAAGCTTGCTGCCACTGATGCGGTATCTGCCATCGGCCTGGGGTTCTGCGCGGGTGCGGATCAACCCCAGGTCAGTGCCGGCGTGGGGTTCGGTCAGGCACATGGTGCCGGCCCAACGGCCTTCATAGAGCGGCGGCAGGTAGGTGGCCTTGAGTGTTTCGCTCGCGTGGGCGTCGATTGCCAGGCAACTGCCGGCACTCAAGGCTGAATACAGGCTGAAACTGCAGTCGGCGGCGTAGAGCATTTCTTCGAACAGCACGCCCAGCATCTTCGGCATGCCCATGCCGCCATGCTCGGGGTTGCCGCCCAGGCCAACCCAGCCACCTTCCCGGTAGGTGCGCCAAGCGTCGCGAAAGCCATCCGGGGTGGTGACCTGGCCGGCTTCGAAGTGCACACCCTGCTCGTCACCGTTGCGGCTGAGCGGGGCGATCAGCTGGCTGGTGACCTTGGCCGCTTCTTCGAGGATGGCGTCGGCGGTGTCGGCGTCGATGCGCTCGGCCAGGGCAGGGAGGCGTGCCCACAGGGCAGGGCCCTGCAACACATCGTGGAGAATGAAGCGCATGTCGCGCAGTGGGGCGGTGTAGTGGGGCATCGTCGGCTCGAGGAAGTGAGTAATAAGTTGTCTGGCCGGGCCTCTTCGCGGGTAAACCCGCTCCCACCGGTTTAATGCAGTTCCCAAGAACGGCGCTGTTCTTGTGGGAGCGGGTTTACCCGCGAAGAGGCAGTTACAGCCTTAAAGGGCTTTGGCGCGGTCGCGCAGGACGTACTTCTGGATCTTGCCGGTGGAGGTCTTGGGCAGCTCGCCAAAAATCACGGTCTTCGGCACTTTGAACCCGGCCAAGTGCTCACGGCACCAGTGGGTGATGTCGGCTTCGCGGGTGTCTTCCCGGCCAGGCTTGAGTGCCACGAAGGCGCAGGGCGTTTCGCCCCATTTGTCGTCGGGGCGCGCCACCACGGCGGCTTCCAGCACCGCTGGGTGTTTGTAGAGGGCGTCTTCGACTTCGATGGTGGAGATGTTTTCGCCACCGGAAATGATGATGTCCTTGAGCCGGTCCTTGATCTCGACATAGCCATCGGCATGCCAGACTGCCAGGTCGCCAGTGTGGAACCAGCCGCCGCGGAAGGCTTCGGCCGTGGCCTCAGGGTTTTTCAGGTAACCCTTCATCACCGTGTTGCCGCGCATGAAGATCTCGCCCAGGGTGTTGCCGTCGCGCGGCACCGGGGCGAGGGTTTGCGGGTCGGCGACCATCAGGCCGTCGAGCGTCGGGTAGCGCACGCCCTGGCGGGACTTGATGCGCGCGCGCGCTTCCAGCGGCAGCGCGTCCCATTCCTCATGCCAGGCGCAGACCGTCACCGGGCCGTACACCTCGGTCAGGCCGTAGGTGTGGGTCACCTGAATGCCCATTTCTTCCACCGCGCCAATCACCTTGGCGGGTGGTGCGGCGCCTGCGACCATGGCCTGCACCGGGTGCTCGATGGCAGCTTTGGCGGCCTCAGGCATGTTGACCAGGGCGTTGAGCACGATGGGCGCGCCGCACAGGTGGGTGACCCGGTGTTCGCGGATCAGGGTGAGGATCTTTTGCGGGTCGACCCGGCGCAGGAACACGTGGGTCCCGGCCAAGGCGGTGATGGTCCAGGGGTAGCACCAGCCGTTGCAGTGGAACATGGGCAGGGTCCACAGGTACACCGGGCGGTGGCCCATGGCCCAGGTCATCTGGTTGCCCAGCGCGTTGAGGTAGGCACCGCGATGGTGGTAGACCACGCCCTTGGGGTTGCCGGTGGTGCCGGAGGTGTAGTTGAGCGAAATGGCCTGCCATTCGTCATCGGGCCATTCCCAGGCAAATTGCGGGTCGCCCTCGGCCAGCAGGGCTTCGTAGTCAAGCGCGCTGACCGCGCGGCCTTCGCCGTACTCCGGGTCATCGACGTCGACCACCAGGGGCGGGTGTTCGAGCAAGGCCAGGGCGGCTTCGATGACCGTGTGGAACTCGCGATCGGTGATCAGCACCTTGGCCTCGCCGTGCTGCAGCATGAAGGCGATGGCTTCGGCGTCCAGGCGAACGTTGAGGGTGTTGAGCACTGCACCGGTCATGGGCACGCCGAAGTGCGCTTCGAGCATGGCCGGGGTGTTTGGCAGCATCACCGCGACCGTGTCGCCACGGCCGATGCCGCGCCCCACCAGGGCGCTGGCCAGGCGCCGGCAGCGTTGGTAGGTTTCCTGCCAGTTACGGCGGATGGCGCCATGGATGACAGCCGGGTAGTTGCCATACACCGCAGCGGTGCGTTCGATGAAGCTCAATGGGGTGAGGGCGACATGGTTGACGGCAGCGGGCATCAGGCCCTGGG from Pseudomonas kermanshahensis carries:
- a CDS encoding acyl-CoA synthetase translates to MSIYAQGLMPAAVNHVALTPLSFIERTAAVYGNYPAVIHGAIRRNWQETYQRCRRLASALVGRGIGRGDTVAVMLPNTPAMLEAHFGVPMTGAVLNTLNVRLDAEAIAFMLQHGEAKVLITDREFHTVIEAALALLEHPPLVVDVDDPEYGEGRAVSALDYEALLAEGDPQFAWEWPDDEWQAISLNYTSGTTGNPKGVVYHHRGAYLNALGNQMTWAMGHRPVYLWTLPMFHCNGWCYPWTITALAGTHVFLRRVDPQKILTLIREHRVTHLCGAPIVLNALVNMPEAAKAAIEHPVQAMVAGAAPPAKVIGAVEEMGIQVTHTYGLTEVYGPVTVCAWHEEWDALPLEARARIKSRQGVRYPTLDGLMVADPQTLAPVPRDGNTLGEIFMRGNTVMKGYLKNPEATAEAFRGGWFHTGDLAVWHADGYVEIKDRLKDIIISGGENISTIEVEDALYKHPAVLEAAVVARPDDKWGETPCAFVALKPGREDTREADITHWCREHLAGFKVPKTVIFGELPKTSTGKIQKYVLRDRAKAL
- a CDS encoding acyl-CoA dehydrogenase C-terminal domain-containing protein, with the protein product MPHYTAPLRDMRFILHDVLQGPALWARLPALAERIDADTADAILEEAAKVTSQLIAPLSRNGDEQGVHFEAGQVTTPDGFRDAWRTYREGGWVGLGGNPEHGGMGMPKMLGVLFEEMLYAADCSFSLYSALSAGSCLAIDAHASETLKATYLPPLYEGRWAGTMCLTEPHAGTDLGLIRTRAEPQADGRYRISGSKLFITGGEQDLTENIVHLVLAKLPDAPAGAKGISLFLVPKYHVNADGSLGERNAVQCGSIEHKMGIKASATCVMNFDGAIGHLVGDANKGLAAMFTMMNYERLSIGIQGIGCAEASYQSAARYANERLQSRAATGPQAKDKGADPIIQHGDVRRMLLTMRTLTEGGRAFAAYVGQQLDLARYAEDAGEREHAQRLVALLTPVAKAFFTDNGLESCVLGQQVYGGHGYIREWGQEQRVRDVRIAQIYEGTNGIQALDLLGRKVLADGGQALASFTAEVRAFSVAAPLYREALQASVARLEATSAWLRARASQDANLVSSVAVEYLHLFGLTAYAYMWARMAAVAQAKREQDPSFHEAKLACAAFFFQRVLPRSLGLEASIQAGSASLYGLTAEQF